In Stigmatopora nigra isolate UIUO_SnigA chromosome 11, RoL_Snig_1.1, whole genome shotgun sequence, the following proteins share a genomic window:
- the LOC144204249 gene encoding dead end protein 1-like, which translates to MQRRNMMENNQIQVPSKKPLETLEKWLQKNNIKLTQVNGQRKYGGPPSVWNGPEPGSNCEVFITQIPRETYEDKLIPLFSSVGPLWEFRLMMNFSGHNRGFAYAKYGSAEVAQEAIHQLHGHMLQPGVRITVFRSTEKRQLCITELPMIIQKDQLLKVLRRMTEGVERIYVKGQSQRETSLAVVDFTSHYAASMAKRVLVEAFRKQYGLNISVNWHSQMQAHPNKILFRLDNSRGSGPRQPQRPPRLARATISRAAGPTPNPCAVSSALSSLENICAVTGIGGPQFEFFYSHSCCEGYLNFIYKVCIPDVRAVFPGVLVLWPGPTKEATLENAREMAAQHVLQYLKTL; encoded by the exons ATGCAACGTCGTAATATGATGGAAAACAACCAaatccag GTGCCAAGTAAGAAGCCTTTGGAGACACTGGAAAAGTGgcttcaaaaaaacaatataaagctAACACAAGTAAATGGACAGCGCAAATATGGAGGACCACCAAGTG TGTGGAATGGTCCGGAACCTGGATCCAACTGTGAAGTTTTTATCACCCAAATTCCTCGAGAGACCTACGAAGACAAACTGATTCCTCTTTTCAGTTCCGTGGGGCCACTTTGGGAGTTTCGACTGATGATGAACTTCAGTGGGCACAACCGCGGTTTTGCCTATGCAAAATACGGATCAGCGGAGGTTGCTCAAGAAGCAATACACCAGCTACACGGTCACATGCTGCAGCCCGGCGTGCGCATAACTGTGTTCCGTAGCACGGAGAAAAGGCAGCTTTGCATCACTGAGTTGCCAATGATCATCCAAAAAGATCAGCTTCTTAAG GTGCTGCGCAGAATGACAGAAGGTGTTGAGAGGATTTATGTGAAGGGTCAATCCCAAAGAGAGACTTCGTTGGCTGTTGTCGACTTCACATCTCACTATGCTGCTTCTATGGCTAAGAGGGTGCTTGTGGAAG CATTTAGAAAGCAGTATGGCTTAAACATCTCAGTCAACTGGCACTCCCAAATGCAAGCACATCCGAATAAAATACTCTTTCGCTTGGACAACTCGCGGGGTTCAGGCCCACGTCAACCCCAGCGACCGCCTCGGCTCGCTCGGGCTACAATCTCCAGAGCCGCGGGTCCAACTCCAAATCCCTGCGCAGTGTCCTCTGCTCTCTCATCCCTGGAGAATATTTGCGCTGTGACTGGAATCGGTGGACCGCAGTTTGAGTTCTTCTATAGCCATTCTTGCTGCGAAGGATACTTAAACTTCATCTACAAGGTTTGTATCCCAGACGTACGTGCCGTCTTCCCAGGGGTGCTGGTGCTCTGGCCCGGACCCACCAAAGAAGCCACGCTGGAAAATGCGAGAGAAATGGCAGCACAGCACGTCTTGCAGTATTTAAAGACTTTGTAA
- the LOC144204180 gene encoding melanoregulin, producing the protein MGANLTLCCCHFFVKYNREKKKSLLRMNSGQTSNTTKTLKELSGESSDTEEENQFGQELTSRSPRTTAQNQGTNKYVSSPRRRESNRELQAFISMRNQVDQATEEWEQLNFDIHTLCYAKREVRARWRKILLQLGYQSEVDALLYVNKQNYVNRDQESLTTATALLTQLLENSCLFPPGTGHRTRYLYVMDRLVSLDSAEEFVNLAMEKYPKA; encoded by the exons ATGGGTGCCAATTTGACTCTGTGCTGCTGTCACTTCTTCGTCAAGTACAACCGGGAGAAGAAAAAATCACTCCTGCG CATGAACAGTGGCCAAACTTCAAATACAACCAAGACCCTGAAGGAGCTTTCTGGTGAGTCCAGTgacacagaggaggagaaccAATTTGGGCAGGAGCTCACTTCAAGGTCTCCACGGACCACAGCACAAAACCAGGGGACAAATAAATACGTCTCCTCACCTCGGAGAAGGGAATCGAACCGAGAACTTCAGGCTTTCATCAGCATGAGGAATCAGGTTGACCAGGCAACAGAG GAATGGGAACAACTTAATTTTGACATCCACACTCTATGCTACGCCAAACGAGAAGTGAGAGCCAGATGGAGAAAAATTCTGCTGCAATTAG GTTATCAGTCTGAAGTTGATGCACTGTTGTATGTTAACAAACAAAATTACGTGAATCGTGACCAAGAGAGCCTCACTACTGCTACTGCACTCTTAACCCAGTTGTTGGAAAACTCTTGCCTGTTTCCTCCAGGAACAGGACATCGGACCAGATATCTCTATGTCATG gatcgcCTGGTATCCCTGGACAGCGCCGAAGAGTTTGTCAATCTGGCGATGGAAAAATATCCAAAGGCttag
- the cyp27a3 gene encoding cytochrome P450 has translation MFTNVACRFGWRTTRNRHWIETGMKAEVTAELGRCRPRKRSTYTGAVRVKSMDELGGPSFLNTLNWLFVKGYFNTTQQMQIEHKKLYGPLWKSTYGPLVVVNVASAELIEQVLRQEGRLPVRTDMPHWRHYRDFREQAHGPLTELGDNWQRIRSILNPRMLKPKHVASYADTINLVVADFMERLCWLRGNNINGDGLVHDLTGELYKFAFEGICSVVFETRLGCLERDLPEETRKFIWSVGEMFRLSTVVILFPKRYWPYLPFWKKFVAVWDHLFKVSEELVQKKLEELQRNKERADGDGEVEGAYLSHLLLSDKMSLTEILGSITELLLAGVDTTSNTISWALYHLAQEPAIQERLYLEVSSVYSPSRGMPTSQDIAQMPFLKAVVRETLRLYPVVPGNARVNVEDEIVVGEHLFPKRTLFHLCHYAVSHDESVFPEPHRFLPDRWMRRDEGERHPWHPFGSVPFGFGVRACLGRRVAELEMYLLMSALMSRFEVRPDPSSSTPVKPITRTLLCPATPINLVFVDRPQH, from the exons ATGTTCACCAATGTTGCGTGCAGGTTCGGTTGGCGGACCACCCGCAACCGACACTGGATTGAAACCGGGATGAAGGCGGAGGTGACGGCCGAGCTTGGCCGCTGCCGCCCCCGAAAAAGGTCCACCTACACCGGTGCGGTGCGGGTGAAGAGCATGGACGAGCTGGGAGGACCGAGCTTCCTCAACACGCTAAATTGGCTCTTTGTCAAAGGATACTTCAATACGACTCAACAGATGCAA ATCGAGCACAAGAAGCTGTACGGGCCCCTGTGGAAGTCTACGTACGGACCCCTGGTGGTGGTGAACGTGGCCAGCGCCGAGCTCATCGAGCAGGTTCTGCGCCAGGAAGGCCGACTGCCGGTCCGCACCGACATGCCTCATTGGCGACACTACCGGGACTTCCGCGAACAAGCCCACGGACCACTCACAGA GTTGGGTGACAATTGGCAACGTATTCGCAGCATCCTCAACCCTCGCATGCTAAAACCAAAGCACGTGGCCTCGTACGCAGACACCATCAACCTGGTGGTGGCCGATTTCATGGAGAGACTCTGCTGGTTGCGCGGTAACAACATCAATGGCGATGGCCTGGTTCACGACTTGACCGGAGAACTCTATAAGTTTGCTTTCGAAG GCATTTGCTCGGTGGTGTTCGAGACGCGTCTGGGCTGCCTGGAGCGAGACTTGCCCGAGGAGACGCGCAAGTTCATCTGGTCGGTGGGCGAAATGTTTCGCCTGTCTACCGTTGTCATCCTTTTCCCCAAGCGCTACTGGCCATATCTGCCCTTTTGGAAAAAGTTTGTGGCTGTCTGGGACCATCTCTTCAAAGTCT CCGAGGAGCTGGTACAGAAGAAGCTGGAGGAGCTTCAGAGGAATAAAGAGAGAGCAGACGGAGACGGGGAGGTGGAGGGCGCCTACCTAAGTCACCTACTGCTCAGTGACAAGATGAGCCTCACCGAGATCCTCGGAAGCATCACTGAACTCCTCCTGGCAGGAGTCGATACG ACTTCCAACACCATCTCATGGGCTTTGTACCATCTGGCTCAGGAGCCTGCCATCCAGGAACGTCTCTACCTAGAAGTTTCAAGTGTTTACAGTCCCTCCCGCGGTATGCCCACAAGTCAAGACATCGCCCAAATGCCCTTCCTAAAGGCTGTTGTCAGGGAGACGCTGCG GCTCTACCCAGTCGTGCCGGGAAATGCTCGCGTCAATGTAGAGGACGAAATTGTGGTGGGAGAACATCTCTTTCCTAAAAGG ACGTTATTCCATCTCTGCCACTACGCCGTCTCCCACGACGAGAGCGTCTTCCCCGAGCCGCATCGCTTCCTGCCCGATCGGTGGATGCGCCGCGACGAAGGCGAGCGCCACCCGTGGCACCCGTTCGGGTCGGTGCCTTTCGGATTCGGGGTCCGAGCCTGTCTAGGACGGAGGGTGGCCGAGCTGGAGATGTACCTGCTCATGTCCGCG CTGATGTCACGCTTTGAAGTGCGACCGGATccgagctccagcacccccgtcaAGCCCATCACCAGGACGCTCCTGTGCCCGGCCACGCCCATCAACCTTGTCTTTGTCGACAGGCCGCAACATTGA